The Victivallis sp. Marseille-Q1083 DNA window ACAGCTCGAACCGGCGCGGCCGCTGCGGAAGGTAATCCGGCGTGAAACAGGAGTAACAGGTGCCGTCCGGCATGTATTTGCACAAATTGGTCCGGTAGCCGTTGTAGGAGTCCAGCAGCGCTTCGGGATCGTTGTCGCTCAACGCCAGATAAAACAGCGCTTCGGCCTGCCACAAGGTCCAGGCGTGGCCGGCATTGATCGCCCGCCCCTCTCCGTCATTTTCCCACTGGGTCTCCCAGTAGCGGTAACTCGATCCCTCCACCCGGGCGTCCGGCGCCGTCAACTGCCAGATGCGGTGAAACTCCATCACCCGGCGGGCCAGCTCCAGATAACGAACGTCCGCTTCGACATAGTGGTAAACGAACAGCACCGACAGCGCGGTGCAGGCGATCGAACCGTCTTCCGTCCAGCGCAGATGGCAACTGCACCCTTCGGTCGGAAATTCCAGATCGCGGGCCACCAGATAATCGGCGATTTTCAGGCAGATTTCCCGCAGCCGTTCCGACCGGGCATCCGCCTTGCGGCACATCGCCAGATACAGCTCCACCAAAGCCTGCAGCGGCGCGATGACCGTCGTGTAATCGATCGACACCCGTTCCCACTCCCGGACGCAGCGCAATGAGCCGTCCGGCGCCAGATGATCGGCGATCATCGCCTCGGCCAGGCGGATGGCATGCTCATAAAAGCCGTCTTCGCCATAGGCGTCGGCCGCCAGCAGGTAGGTTTGAATCAAGGCAAACTGGTCCTGAATGCGTTCCCATCGATACAGATGGAACGGCGCGTGCCTGATGCCGAGAAAGGTGTGTTCTTCCGGACATGGGACATACATGAAAAATTTCTCGCCGGGTTGGTAGACCGGATAATCCGGCTTCCCGGCCGTCAGCCGGCGCATCGTCTCCTCCCGCGGCGGCGCCGGCGGATTGGCCGGCGGTTCCACTCCCTGCATGCCGACCAGGCACAAAGCATCGTGCAGATAGTCGTCGATCCGGCGGTCCGGCCCGAACCAGCGCCGGGCCAGGGCGAATCCCTGCGCCCAGTACCAGCCTTCGGCACAGGCGCCAAAAGTCGGCTCGGCTTTCCGGCAGGCCCGTTTCAGCGTCTCCAGCCAGGGCAGCGACGCCTGCAGCACGATGTCCAGCGCGCCGCCGGCCCGGCTCTGCAAATGAAGCAGGTAAAAGCCGGGGTCCGGCAAACGGATTTGCCGGCAGTCCGGCGGCAGCGTTTCCAGCCGGCCATCCGGATGGCGCAGCGTCAGGCCGGCCACTTCACAGCCGGGCAGGAACGGCAGCGCGCCGCCGGCTTCGGTCGACAGCAGCGGCAGTTGCGGCAGCGGCATCCCGTTTTGCCGCTGCAGGCGATCCAGCGCCGCCGTCAGCGACGCCGGAAACGACACCCGCACCGCGAACTTGACCGGCTTCCCGGCCTCGGCGGCATGGGCGGCATCCAGCCGGCTGTCAAACCGCCGCAGCATCTGCAAACCGCGCACGACGAAATCGCCGCCGTAGCCGTAGAGCAGCCGCCAGCCGGCACATTCGGTCAACGAATGAATGAACATGCCGCAACCGGCCAGCTTGGCCAGATAAACGTAAGCCAGCGACCGGTCCTCGGCCACATAGAACGATTGCGGCGTGAACTGATATTCCCGGGCGTCGGTCTGGCGCAAATCCATAAAGGCGACATTCAAATCCAGGCCGATCTGGTCGGCGTCTTCCAGCGCGCACTCCAATTCGATGTCGAAATATTCCTCATGAAAACGATAGGTGACCGCCAACTGGCTCAAACCGTTCTCGAACCGGAAGGTCCGGCCGGACGCCGACTGCAGATTGGCGAACGAGCGGTATTCCCGCAGCCGGACGCCCGGCACGCCGATCGGACTGGCATATTCTTCAAAGGCCGGCGTTTCGCTGCGCCTGGTATAAACCAGATTGCCGAATCCCGCTTCGGCGTCGATGTGCGCCAGATTGACAAACTCCGGATCACCGGCGCCACGCATCGAGCCGATGGTGCCGGAACGGGGATTGAGACTGAGCCGATAACAGCCGGTCTGAATATCGATCATTAAGTGCGCTCCCATGATAAATTTCCACTTCGATGTCGAGAAAAACTCAATTTTTTACGAGCTTGAATTGAGTAAAATTCTCAAACATCCAATTGTTTTTTAATGTTCTATACACGATATCGAGGAATTTGCGAGCCAAGGCGATATTGGCTTTCGCACCTCCCCGCCGACTTTTTACCGATTCATGAAAGGCATTGAGATACGGGCTGTAGCGTTTGGCGATCAAAGCGCATTGCACCAAAGCGGTTCTGGCGATCTTGCTGCCGCTCTTCGTGATTCTTCCGTGGCAAACCGTGTCATTTGAATTGCTCACTCTGGGGACGATTCCGATATAAGCGGCCAACTGCTTTGCCGATCGGAAATCAGCGATATTGCCGATGGTTGCCAACAGGATCGCCGCACCTTTCGAGCCGATTCCCTTGATGGATTTCAGGTTGTCGAAGCCGTCCATCTTGCTGCCGTGATCCTCAATCGCCTTATCCAGTTTTTCAATGCTTTTGTTCAGACTGCGAATCTGTTCGACAACCACCAGCATTTCCGTGTCGGTGATCGGGTCGAAGTG harbors:
- a CDS encoding IS110 family transposase — encoded protein: MTSFVGVDLHRNNFTYCIRVNGEERKIGKCEITELKGFAAMLGPNTAMAVEATGNTFMFCSSLKAHVGRLVVVNPSQFKVISMSTKKTDKHDAKVLAEFLEKDMLPEVRVKDDLQAKISSLTQTREKLVQLRTVLKNKVNNLLAANFIVLKREELSTEKGLLKALSYHFDPITDTEMLVVVEQIRSLNKSIEKLDKAIEDHGSKMDGFDNLKSIKGIGSKGAAILLATIGNIADFRSAKQLAAYIGIVPRVSNSNDTVCHGRITKSGSKIARTALVQCALIAKRYSPYLNAFHESVKSRRGGAKANIALARKFLDIVYRTLKNNWMFENFTQFKLVKN